Proteins co-encoded in one Marinobacter qingdaonensis genomic window:
- a CDS encoding GlxA family transcriptional regulator, with translation MHTVSIIGFDGALASAITGIVDLFRLAGVTWARIHGEAPEPRFRTQLLTEDGGPCRCINGLTLMADGRWGAPELARADIIVVPTIGAPIGDVLAQNRSLVQWLSEQASSGSLIASNCTGAFLLAEAGLLDGREATTHWGFSNQFRQRYPAVSCHPEKLITVDGALACAGGGMAWWDLGVYLVERFAGAETARQLAKAFVIDAGRTSQAPYSALQVKRYHSDETVLNLQDWLDRHFAKPILLAELARQSGLSERSLLRRFKAATGDTPNTYLQLLRVEHVRHHLETSRRPIDEIINAVGYEDISSFSRLFRKHTGLAPGAYRSRFGR, from the coding sequence ATGCACACGGTTTCCATCATCGGCTTCGACGGCGCCCTGGCCAGCGCCATCACCGGGATTGTCGATCTGTTCCGCCTGGCCGGGGTGACCTGGGCGCGCATCCACGGCGAGGCGCCAGAACCCCGGTTCCGGACCCAGCTGCTGACCGAGGATGGCGGGCCCTGTCGCTGCATCAATGGCCTGACCCTGATGGCCGATGGCCGCTGGGGCGCCCCTGAACTGGCCCGGGCCGATATCATCGTGGTGCCCACCATTGGCGCCCCCATAGGCGATGTCCTGGCACAGAACCGGAGCCTGGTGCAGTGGTTGTCGGAGCAGGCATCGTCCGGTTCGCTGATCGCCAGCAACTGCACCGGTGCCTTCCTGCTCGCCGAAGCCGGTTTGCTCGATGGCCGGGAGGCCACCACCCACTGGGGGTTCAGCAATCAGTTTCGCCAGCGCTACCCGGCCGTTTCCTGCCACCCGGAAAAACTGATCACGGTGGATGGCGCCCTGGCCTGTGCCGGCGGTGGTATGGCCTGGTGGGATCTGGGAGTGTACCTGGTGGAGCGGTTTGCCGGGGCGGAGACGGCGCGGCAACTGGCCAAGGCCTTTGTGATCGATGCCGGGCGAACCAGCCAGGCGCCCTACAGCGCACTGCAGGTCAAGCGCTACCACTCGGATGAGACAGTGCTGAACCTGCAGGACTGGCTCGACCGTCACTTCGCCAAACCGATTCTGCTGGCGGAGCTGGCGCGGCAGTCCGGGTTGAGCGAGCGGTCGCTGCTGCGCCGGTTCAAGGCGGCCACGGGCGATACCCCGAACACCTACCTGCAACTGCTGCGGGTGGAGCACGTCCGTCATCATTTGGAGACATCCCGTCGGCCGATTGACGAAATCATCAATGCCGTCGGCTACGAGGACATCAGTTCGTTCAGTCGGCTGTTCCGAAAACACACCGGTCTGGCACCCGGTGCCTATCGTTCGCGATTCGGCCGATAG